The following are encoded in a window of Geobacter metallireducens GS-15 genomic DNA:
- a CDS encoding HEAT repeat domain-containing protein, which yields MTLPHADIDIEMLSTLVIEMNILRRHVTAYPAGHPVTRDAAVKVASLLNRLLDRAESVTLGIARDTILFGDHPLDRRNPVYRDFARALSDRGVVALTCHRHLDADELIRFGALLSRSRDEIGAGGGIEAVARAEGLTRLEVRGVNYDLFRVTEEEELTGQPEGGSGSASLWEQFVRGLLDGTIDPLGDATAKRPPLDPLLLAQVLNGHAFGNQGGPDTAYDAVIASFMRRMDRDSDGEQTARECAERFGTLVESLTPERRHQFLGKAFTSLAERPDAARRLVASVDDGIILDTIADLNDRNVTIPPIILNLCRKLGASQNDSAPPLSRTEALRVGHRLGTVLREGNFDQYIPDAYQGNLEQIVAAGKIASGLAESGDLKALLQGENHEAKVGAIILEVLESDPEGETFGMEESLGELCAYYLDAGDFTALRAVCDHLPSPGEAPSTPLQQRLLTSIATPSFTTPLMATPVVWGKERYDDIRAVITRIGFPCVAPLLDRLAEEESMSLRRYYVACLLSLGQAAYGEVVARLDDGRWYYVRNLVAILRGLNDPAAIHPLHRLLNHPHPRVRQETLRTLVHFRDPEGERMLLRELRSGNRETLLTAIQLADRSRSPRVRERLLGLLHKGGITGPDFDVRCAVVRALAETGDPAVLPDLARILRSRSILRTASVTRLKVEIARSLARYPATDALSLAREAAASGVPELEQAARQTLRTMTGRRP from the coding sequence ATGACACTCCCCCATGCCGACATCGACATAGAGATGCTCTCGACACTGGTCATCGAGATGAACATCCTCCGCCGCCACGTGACCGCCTACCCGGCGGGCCACCCGGTCACCCGGGACGCGGCCGTGAAGGTGGCCAGCCTCCTGAATCGGCTCCTGGACAGGGCCGAGAGTGTTACCCTCGGCATTGCCAGGGACACGATCCTGTTCGGCGACCACCCCCTCGACCGCAGAAACCCCGTCTACCGCGATTTCGCCCGGGCACTCTCCGACCGGGGGGTCGTTGCCCTCACCTGCCACCGTCACCTGGACGCCGACGAACTTATCCGGTTCGGGGCACTTCTCTCGCGAAGCCGCGATGAGATCGGCGCCGGCGGCGGGATCGAAGCGGTCGCCCGGGCGGAAGGGCTGACACGCCTGGAGGTGCGGGGGGTCAACTATGACCTCTTCAGGGTCACCGAGGAAGAGGAGCTCACGGGCCAGCCGGAAGGGGGGAGCGGTTCGGCGTCCCTCTGGGAGCAGTTCGTCAGGGGGCTTCTGGACGGGACCATCGATCCCCTGGGCGATGCGACGGCGAAGCGCCCTCCCCTCGACCCCCTCCTTCTGGCCCAGGTGCTGAACGGCCACGCCTTCGGCAACCAGGGAGGTCCGGACACAGCCTATGACGCGGTGATCGCGTCCTTCATGCGCCGCATGGACCGGGATTCCGACGGAGAGCAGACGGCCCGGGAGTGCGCCGAACGGTTCGGGACCCTCGTGGAGTCCCTCACCCCGGAGCGGCGCCATCAATTCCTCGGCAAAGCCTTCACCTCCCTGGCCGAACGCCCGGACGCGGCCCGCCGGCTCGTGGCATCCGTGGATGACGGCATCATCCTCGACACCATCGCGGACCTGAACGACCGCAACGTCACCATTCCCCCGATCATCCTGAACCTCTGCCGGAAACTCGGCGCATCCCAAAACGACAGTGCCCCCCCCCTCTCCCGGACAGAGGCCCTGCGGGTGGGGCACAGGCTCGGCACCGTGCTCCGGGAGGGAAATTTCGATCAGTACATCCCCGACGCCTACCAGGGGAATCTCGAGCAGATCGTTGCCGCCGGAAAGATCGCCTCGGGGCTTGCCGAGTCAGGGGACCTGAAGGCACTGCTCCAGGGGGAAAACCATGAGGCAAAGGTGGGGGCCATCATCCTCGAAGTCCTGGAATCAGACCCCGAGGGAGAAACCTTCGGCATGGAGGAAAGCCTCGGCGAACTCTGCGCGTACTATCTGGACGCGGGCGATTTCACAGCCCTCAGGGCCGTCTGCGACCATCTCCCCTCCCCGGGAGAAGCGCCGTCAACACCACTTCAACAGCGGCTTCTGACATCAATCGCGACACCATCCTTCACGACCCCGCTGATGGCAACCCCGGTCGTGTGGGGAAAAGAGCGTTATGACGACATCCGCGCCGTCATCACCCGCATCGGCTTTCCCTGCGTGGCGCCTCTCCTTGACCGGCTGGCCGAAGAGGAAAGCATGTCGCTTCGGCGCTACTACGTGGCGTGCCTCCTGTCGCTGGGACAAGCAGCCTATGGGGAAGTCGTGGCGCGTCTGGACGACGGGCGCTGGTACTATGTCCGCAATCTCGTGGCGATTCTGCGGGGACTCAACGACCCCGCCGCTATCCACCCCCTGCACCGCCTCCTGAACCACCCGCACCCCCGGGTGCGCCAGGAGACCCTCCGGACCCTGGTCCATTTCCGGGATCCCGAGGGGGAACGGATGCTCCTGCGGGAACTGAGAAGCGGAAACCGTGAAACGCTCCTGACCGCCATCCAGCTCGCGGACCGCAGCCGCAGCCCCCGAGTACGGGAGCGACTGCTGGGGCTCCTGCACAAGGGGGGGATTACCGGCCCCGATTTCGACGTTCGCTGCGCCGTGGTCAGGGCACTGGCCGAAACGGGGGACCCGGCGGTGCTCCCCGACCTGGCACGCATCCTCCGCTCCCGGAGCATCCTCCGCACCGCCTCCGTGACGCGCCTCAAGGTCGAGATTGCCCGATCCCTCGCCCGGTATCCCGCCACGGACGCGCTTTCCCTTGCCCGGGAAGCGGCCGCTTCGGGGGTACCCGAGCTGGAGCAGGCCGCCCGGCAAACCCTGCGGACCATGACAGGGAGGCGCCCATGA
- a CDS encoding HD-GYP domain-containing protein, whose amino-acid sequence MNRSALEPLRNAVRHLVTAVSSAALYSFDHQQVTRLRAVTLDNLTTTLQEEPDISLVIIGDELLAGGVSLDTGLYVGRFVEMLRARGIGHIRFLQGITGEELSSLAASLGGGQKGGEIRSTEHIRLGRVEVRFNRSGEGDEKDPLADFTTEEVTRITELYEDVARNRKLQAAGIADVVGGIITALREQARPLMALAPLRDLDEYTFAHSVNVCILNLAQAMSLGIDGPLLQEIGIAGLLHDIGKMFVPREILTKPAQLTEDEWRIMRRHPHQGARCLIETPGVPHLAAVAAFEHHMKHDFSGYPEVPPGWSQSLVSEMTSISDFFDALRTRRAYSDSVELRQIAGMLLDRRGREFHPLLTRNFLLILSRMMA is encoded by the coding sequence ATGAACCGGAGTGCCCTGGAACCGCTGCGCAACGCCGTGCGGCACCTGGTAACCGCCGTCTCCAGCGCGGCCCTCTACTCCTTTGACCACCAGCAGGTGACGCGGCTGCGGGCCGTAACCCTTGACAACCTGACGACCACTCTGCAGGAGGAGCCCGACATCTCCCTCGTCATCATCGGCGACGAACTTCTTGCAGGGGGAGTCTCCCTCGATACGGGCCTCTACGTGGGGAGGTTCGTGGAAATGCTGCGGGCGCGGGGGATAGGACACATCCGGTTTCTCCAGGGGATCACCGGGGAGGAGCTGTCATCCCTGGCCGCCTCCCTCGGAGGAGGGCAAAAGGGGGGAGAGATCCGGTCAACGGAGCATATCCGTCTCGGCAGGGTGGAGGTGCGCTTCAACCGGTCCGGAGAGGGAGACGAGAAGGATCCCCTCGCCGATTTCACGACCGAGGAGGTCACCCGCATAACCGAGCTCTACGAGGATGTCGCCCGGAACCGGAAACTGCAGGCCGCCGGCATCGCCGACGTGGTCGGGGGGATCATCACGGCCCTGCGGGAGCAGGCCCGCCCCCTCATGGCCCTGGCCCCCCTGCGCGACTTGGACGAATACACCTTCGCCCACTCGGTCAACGTCTGCATTCTCAACCTTGCCCAGGCCATGTCATTGGGAATCGACGGGCCGCTCCTGCAGGAGATCGGCATTGCCGGCCTCCTCCACGACATCGGCAAGATGTTCGTCCCGCGGGAGATCCTCACCAAGCCGGCGCAGCTCACCGAGGACGAATGGCGCATCATGCGCCGCCACCCCCACCAGGGGGCCCGCTGCCTCATCGAAACGCCCGGAGTGCCCCATCTGGCAGCGGTGGCGGCCTTCGAGCACCACATGAAGCATGACTTCTCCGGCTATCCGGAAGTGCCCCCCGGCTGGAGCCAGAGCCTCGTCAGTGAGATGACCTCCATCTCCGACTTTTTCGACGCGCTTCGTACCCGCCGGGCCTACAGCGACTCCGTGGAACTGCGCCAGATCGCCGGCATGCTCCTTGACCGGCGGGGGCGGGAGTTCCATCCTCTCCTCACCCGCAACTTTCTCCTGATCCTGAGCCGGATGATGGCGTGA